In the Hyalangium ruber genome, one interval contains:
- the thrC gene encoding threonine synthase encodes MSAPGPGFRAEFACSEGCGFRSSLWEVIYRCPRCGSLLEVAHDLEALRTVPAAEWKRRFESRFGSARLPHASGVWGKHEWVCPELPVGDIVSLGEGRVPLKPLPRMAAGLGLASLELKECGVSPTGSFKDWGMTVLVSAVKHLRARGVPIRAVACASTGDTSAALAAYCAAAGIPSVVFLPKDKVSLAQLVQPIANGAKVLSLDTDFDGCMRLVQQVTEDRELYLANSMNSLRIEGQKVVALELCQDLGWEVPDWVVIPGGNLGNASALAKGFQMLQAMGLISRLPRLAVAQAQRANPLFRAFRGGFSELVPMKAESTLASAIQIGNPVSFRRAVRALKAFDGVVEEATESELANAAARADREGTFTCPHTGVALAAVEKLAAQKVIAPGARVVVVSTAHGLKFADFKVGYHRSSLADVESLRANPPVELPAELGAVRAALSALG; translated from the coding sequence GTGAGCGCGCCCGGTCCTGGTTTCCGAGCGGAGTTCGCCTGCAGCGAGGGGTGCGGCTTCCGCTCCTCGCTGTGGGAGGTCATCTACCGTTGCCCGCGCTGCGGCTCGCTGCTGGAGGTGGCGCACGATCTCGAGGCGCTGCGCACCGTGCCAGCCGCCGAGTGGAAGCGCCGCTTCGAGTCTCGCTTCGGGAGCGCGCGGCTGCCGCACGCCTCGGGCGTCTGGGGCAAGCACGAGTGGGTGTGCCCGGAGCTGCCCGTGGGGGACATCGTCTCTCTGGGCGAGGGGCGGGTGCCGCTCAAGCCGCTGCCGCGCATGGCGGCCGGCCTGGGGCTGGCGAGCCTGGAGCTCAAGGAGTGCGGCGTCTCGCCGACGGGGAGCTTCAAGGACTGGGGCATGACGGTGCTCGTGTCCGCGGTGAAGCACCTGAGGGCGCGCGGAGTGCCCATCCGGGCGGTGGCGTGCGCCTCCACGGGAGACACCTCGGCGGCGCTGGCGGCCTACTGCGCGGCGGCGGGCATCCCCTCGGTGGTGTTCCTGCCCAAGGACAAGGTGTCGCTGGCGCAGCTCGTCCAGCCCATCGCCAACGGGGCGAAGGTGCTGTCGCTGGACACGGACTTCGACGGCTGCATGCGGCTGGTGCAGCAGGTGACGGAGGACCGGGAGCTGTACCTGGCCAACTCGATGAACTCGCTGCGCATCGAGGGGCAGAAGGTGGTGGCCCTGGAGCTGTGCCAGGATCTGGGCTGGGAGGTGCCGGACTGGGTGGTCATCCCCGGAGGCAACCTGGGCAACGCGAGCGCGCTGGCCAAGGGCTTCCAGATGCTGCAGGCGATGGGGCTGATCTCCCGGCTGCCTCGGCTGGCGGTGGCGCAGGCGCAGCGGGCCAACCCGCTGTTCCGCGCCTTCCGTGGAGGCTTCAGCGAGCTGGTGCCGATGAAGGCGGAGAGCACGCTGGCCTCGGCCATCCAGATCGGCAACCCCGTCTCGTTCCGGCGCGCGGTGCGGGCGCTGAAGGCCTTCGACGGCGTGGTGGAGGAAGCCACCGAGTCCGAGCTGGCCAACGCGGCGGCCCGGGCGGACCGCGAGGGGACCTTCACCTGTCCCCACACGGGCGTGGCGCTGGCGGCGGTGGAGAAGCTGGCGGCCCAGAAGGTCATCGCCCCGGGGGCGCGCGTGGTGGTGGTGTCCACGGCGCACGGGTTGAAGTTCGCGGACTTCAAGGTGGGCTACCACCGCTCGAGCCTGGCGGATGTGGAGAGCCTGCGGGCCAATCCCCCGGTGGAACTGCCGGCGGAACTGGGGGCCGTGCGCGCCGCCCTGTCGGCCCTGGGATGA
- a CDS encoding tetratricopeptide repeat protein, translated as MSEQNDSTRTASSPSVSVPPPGTAPAKPATEVLAQGIGAMPPVVTPEDDARERIAVMEREARALSTSDAQAAALLFHEIGLLWEEVLKNPRNAAVAFQNAYKLAPKFLVNIRAARRLFADVGNWQMVLQLLEAELTGTDEPRQKAALLFEKASILDERLSREEDAKAAYRQSLELKPTDASLLTQLEAHYGARNDFEALIEVYRLLAASLETPSLRAHYLTSAGLVMEERLKARDGAAALFREAFSLDRSDLLLLAAMKRVAEREGRTDELLAALAAEAHVLGTQATPAYLQIAKVYERLGRKDDALAALMAGRRVTPNEPLVLSELAGIYETQGRYEELADVLLAWVGSITDESELVAINLRLAALYEEDLKREQEAISRYQAILSRIPGHSAALAGLGKLYHRLQHWDGLVSVFDAEIAAAEEPKQKAARMYKAAEVLEERLGRQEDAISRYNVCLQLQPGYLPAQKALSRLYERQGRFAELVAMYEQDLLQTADRDQLITTLNKMAVIYEDRLSDLDHAIECMKRILDLASDHLPTIRNLARLYERAGRYRELIETQELEASFAGDTKQVLSLYHRNAEILDEHLKDRGGSIAVYERVLALSPSYLPALKALGRLYAQEGRWDELIKMYRAEAEISSSTEQASTLLFKIAELYEHRLKSEDEAVASYQEALTLAPSYFPALRALARIYRSRGNWESLIEVLRAEAANRIDPVERANALYQAAAIWEDQLQRPEMAIEGYQEVLRITPGHGASLRSLERLYTTQENTKELVAILDRETQVGQTPGAKIAAYLKLARLYLDRFQEPTRAAQCCEAVLQLDPGHFAALKMLERIRAGDRPRRAELRARLAERVTDARLRTALRLSAAGDQDKGAAERALDEYRQAFQEDPSDVRVAFALERAMRQANDSAGLAWLYSRRLEVAKEPIERVELMLRAADLAEHKLADLDRAGQLYRAALEAQPQCLPALMGSRRVQLKQGQTAAARATLEAEARASRDPRSAVEAFIAAARLASSRMNDLDGAAALYRQALERDPLNAAATTGLEELLAQRGGTSDLAALHERRGEARMAQRDTVAAAAAFVSGAKLYVTALNDRAKAMALVDRALVAQPGHPDALEVKGRLMLEAQQYADAAAALAQRVQQGGDPRVLAQHHLTLGGLYQTHLNEPNRAAAHLQTALAAMPKNLEALERLATLHGQARNWSGAVDCLKRLLEQDLPTADRARHTVELARIHDEGLGDTPGASALYRKALELSPGESALVDRLVILYERAHNLPELAQMLEAQVGALSADPQRAQSVRMRLAELNAKQLEQPARAIAVYRQVLENDPANLQARAALAELYTRDSASTPMAIEEHRQLLKLDPTRVDSLHALFKLWEGLKQHDKAFSAASVLQFLRSANEIEIVYYNEAKARLAHEAQERLALADLDSALLHPGARGPLLEVLRSIGDQLGKMYPPQFEMLGVDRKADRLKPDSAVFKAIRSVAQVLGVEQFEVYQARRGLMTLETTEPLSVCVGQDVVRKFNAREQKFLIGRAVLGLLNKTAVLSKLSQGETADLFGNAIRIFSPQFSALGRKNDEMSKQVKKVSSSTALKVLKPHALAIGDAKKLDVQSLVESLSMSADRAGLLMCGDVSVGLGLVLREDPSMANSKVESGDPVFQALKERNDLRDLLGFALSDDFFRLRQRLGLSL; from the coding sequence ATGAGCGAGCAGAACGATTCCACGAGGACCGCGTCCTCTCCCTCTGTCTCCGTGCCTCCTCCCGGCACGGCCCCCGCGAAGCCCGCGACGGAGGTTCTCGCCCAGGGCATTGGCGCGATGCCGCCCGTCGTCACTCCCGAGGACGATGCCCGCGAGCGCATCGCTGTCATGGAGCGCGAGGCTCGCGCCCTCAGCACCTCCGACGCTCAGGCCGCCGCCCTCCTCTTCCATGAGATCGGTCTGCTCTGGGAAGAGGTCCTCAAGAACCCTCGCAACGCCGCCGTCGCCTTCCAGAACGCCTACAAGCTGGCGCCCAAGTTCCTCGTGAACATCCGCGCCGCCCGTCGCCTCTTCGCCGACGTCGGCAACTGGCAGATGGTCCTCCAGCTCCTCGAGGCCGAGCTCACCGGCACCGACGAGCCCCGCCAGAAGGCCGCTCTCCTCTTCGAGAAGGCCTCCATCCTCGACGAGCGGCTCTCCCGCGAGGAGGACGCCAAGGCCGCCTACCGCCAGAGCCTCGAGCTCAAGCCCACCGACGCCTCGCTGCTCACCCAGCTCGAGGCGCACTACGGCGCCCGCAACGACTTCGAGGCCCTCATCGAGGTGTACCGGCTGCTCGCCGCCTCGCTGGAGACTCCCTCCCTGCGCGCCCACTACCTCACCTCCGCCGGTCTGGTGATGGAAGAGCGCCTCAAGGCCCGCGATGGCGCCGCCGCCCTGTTCCGCGAGGCCTTCTCCCTCGACCGCTCGGACCTGCTGCTGCTCGCCGCCATGAAGCGCGTGGCCGAGCGCGAGGGCCGCACCGACGAGCTGCTCGCCGCCCTGGCCGCCGAGGCCCATGTGCTCGGCACCCAGGCCACCCCCGCCTACCTGCAGATCGCCAAGGTCTATGAGCGCCTCGGCCGCAAGGATGACGCCCTCGCCGCGCTGATGGCCGGCCGCCGCGTCACCCCCAACGAGCCGCTGGTGCTCTCCGAGCTCGCTGGCATCTACGAGACCCAGGGCCGGTACGAGGAGCTGGCCGACGTGCTCCTGGCGTGGGTGGGCTCCATCACCGACGAGAGCGAGCTGGTCGCCATCAACCTGCGCCTCGCCGCGCTCTACGAGGAGGACCTCAAGCGCGAGCAGGAAGCCATCTCCCGCTACCAAGCCATCCTCTCGCGCATCCCCGGCCACTCCGCCGCGCTCGCCGGCCTGGGCAAGCTCTACCACCGCCTGCAGCACTGGGACGGCCTCGTCTCCGTGTTCGACGCGGAGATCGCCGCCGCCGAGGAGCCCAAGCAGAAGGCCGCTCGCATGTACAAGGCGGCCGAGGTGCTCGAGGAGCGCCTGGGACGGCAGGAGGACGCCATCTCCCGCTACAACGTCTGCCTCCAGCTCCAGCCCGGCTACCTGCCCGCGCAGAAGGCCCTCTCGCGCCTCTACGAGCGCCAGGGCCGCTTCGCCGAGCTCGTCGCCATGTATGAGCAGGATCTGCTCCAGACGGCCGACCGCGATCAGCTCATCACCACGCTCAACAAGATGGCAGTCATCTACGAGGACCGCCTGAGCGATCTGGACCACGCCATCGAGTGCATGAAGCGCATCCTCGATCTGGCCTCGGACCACCTGCCCACCATCCGCAACCTCGCGCGCCTGTACGAGCGTGCCGGCCGCTACCGCGAGCTCATCGAGACCCAGGAGCTCGAGGCCTCGTTCGCCGGTGACACCAAGCAGGTGCTCTCGCTCTACCACCGCAACGCCGAGATCCTCGACGAGCACCTCAAGGATCGCGGCGGCTCCATCGCCGTGTACGAGCGCGTGCTGGCCCTGTCTCCCTCGTACCTGCCCGCCCTCAAGGCCCTGGGCCGCCTCTACGCCCAGGAGGGCCGCTGGGACGAGCTCATCAAGATGTACCGCGCCGAGGCGGAGATCTCCTCCTCCACCGAGCAGGCCTCCACCCTCCTCTTCAAGATCGCCGAGCTGTACGAGCACCGGCTCAAGAGCGAGGACGAGGCGGTGGCCTCCTACCAGGAGGCGCTCACGCTCGCGCCCAGCTACTTCCCCGCCCTGCGCGCCCTGGCCCGCATCTACCGCTCCCGCGGCAACTGGGAGAGCCTCATCGAGGTGCTGCGCGCCGAGGCCGCCAACCGCATCGACCCCGTCGAGCGCGCCAACGCCCTCTACCAGGCCGCCGCCATCTGGGAGGATCAGCTCCAGCGCCCGGAGATGGCCATCGAGGGCTACCAGGAGGTGCTCCGCATCACCCCGGGCCATGGCGCCTCGCTGCGCTCCCTGGAGCGGCTCTACACCACGCAGGAGAACACCAAGGAGCTGGTGGCCATCCTCGATCGCGAGACGCAGGTGGGGCAGACCCCCGGCGCCAAGATCGCCGCCTACCTCAAGCTCGCGCGGCTGTACCTGGATCGCTTCCAGGAGCCAACTCGCGCCGCCCAGTGCTGCGAGGCCGTGCTCCAGCTCGATCCCGGCCACTTCGCCGCGCTGAAGATGCTCGAGCGCATCCGCGCCGGGGACCGGCCGCGCCGCGCCGAGCTGCGCGCCCGGCTGGCCGAGCGGGTGACCGACGCGCGCCTGCGCACCGCCCTGCGCCTGTCGGCCGCCGGGGACCAGGACAAGGGCGCCGCCGAGCGCGCCCTGGACGAGTACCGACAGGCCTTCCAGGAGGACCCCTCCGACGTGCGCGTGGCGTTCGCCCTGGAGCGCGCCATGCGCCAGGCCAATGACTCCGCCGGCCTCGCGTGGCTCTACAGCCGCCGCCTGGAGGTGGCGAAGGAGCCCATCGAGCGCGTGGAGTTGATGCTGCGCGCCGCCGACCTCGCCGAGCACAAGCTGGCGGACCTGGATCGCGCCGGCCAGCTCTACCGCGCCGCCCTGGAGGCTCAGCCGCAGTGCCTGCCCGCCCTCATGGGCAGCCGCCGCGTGCAGCTCAAGCAGGGCCAGACCGCCGCCGCCCGCGCCACCCTGGAGGCCGAGGCTCGCGCGAGCCGCGATCCTCGCAGCGCCGTGGAGGCTTTCATCGCCGCCGCGCGGCTGGCCTCCAGCCGGATGAACGATCTGGACGGCGCCGCCGCCCTGTACCGCCAGGCGCTGGAGCGCGATCCGCTCAACGCCGCCGCCACCACGGGCCTGGAGGAGCTGCTCGCCCAGCGCGGCGGCACCTCGGATCTCGCCGCCCTGCACGAGCGTCGCGGTGAGGCTCGCATGGCCCAGCGCGACACCGTGGCCGCCGCCGCCGCCTTCGTCAGCGGAGCGAAGCTGTACGTCACCGCCCTCAATGATCGCGCCAAGGCCATGGCCCTGGTGGATCGCGCGCTCGTCGCGCAGCCGGGTCACCCGGATGCCCTCGAGGTGAAGGGCCGGCTCATGCTCGAGGCTCAGCAGTACGCCGATGCCGCCGCGGCGCTCGCCCAGCGCGTGCAACAGGGCGGCGATCCGCGCGTGCTGGCGCAGCACCACCTCACCCTGGGTGGCCTGTACCAGACGCACCTCAACGAGCCCAACCGGGCCGCGGCGCACTTGCAGACGGCGCTGGCCGCGATGCCGAAGAACCTCGAGGCGCTGGAGCGACTGGCCACCCTGCACGGGCAGGCGCGCAACTGGTCCGGCGCGGTGGACTGCCTCAAGCGCCTGCTGGAGCAGGATCTGCCCACGGCGGACCGGGCGCGTCACACGGTCGAGCTGGCGCGCATCCACGACGAGGGCCTGGGCGATACGCCGGGCGCCTCCGCGCTGTACCGCAAGGCGCTGGAGCTGAGCCCCGGTGAGTCGGCGCTGGTCGATCGCCTCGTCATCCTCTACGAGCGTGCCCACAACCTGCCCGAGCTGGCGCAGATGCTGGAGGCACAGGTGGGGGCGCTCTCGGCGGATCCGCAGCGGGCCCAGTCCGTGCGGATGCGGCTGGCCGAGCTCAACGCCAAGCAGCTGGAGCAGCCCGCGCGCGCCATCGCCGTCTACCGGCAAGTGCTGGAGAATGATCCGGCGAACCTCCAGGCCCGGGCCGCGCTGGCCGAGCTGTACACGCGCGACAGCGCCTCCACGCCGATGGCCATCGAGGAGCACCGGCAGTTGCTCAAGCTGGACCCCACGCGGGTGGACAGCCTGCATGCGCTCTTCAAGCTGTGGGAGGGCCTGAAGCAGCACGACAAGGCCTTCAGCGCGGCATCGGTGCTGCAGTTCCTGCGCTCGGCCAACGAGATCGAGATCGTCTACTACAACGAGGCGAAGGCCCGTCTGGCCCATGAGGCGCAGGAGCGTCTGGCCCTGGCCGATCTGGACAGCGCGCTGCTGCATCCGGGTGCCCGCGGGCCCCTGCTCGAGGTGCTGCGCTCCATCGGTGATCAGCTCGGGAAGATGTACCCGCCCCAGTTCGAGATGCTGGGCGTGGACCGCAAGGCCGACCGGCTCAAGCCGGACTCCGCCGTGTTCAAGGCCATCCGCTCCGTGGCGCAGGTGCTCGGGGTGGAGCAGTTCGAGGTCTACCAGGCCCGCCGTGGGCTGATGACGCTGGAGACCACCGAGCCGCTGTCGGTGTGCGTGGGCCAGGACGTGGTGCGCAAGTTCAACGCCCGCGAGCAGAAGTTCCTCATCGGCCGCGCCGTGCTGGGCCTGCTCAACAAGACGGCGGTGCTCTCCAAGCTCTCCCAGGGTGAGACGGCGGACCTGTTCGGCAACGCCATCCGCATCTTCTCCCCGCAGTTCTCGGCGCTGGGCCGCAAGAACGACGAGATGTCGAAGCAGGTGAAGAAGGTCTCCTCGAGCACGGCGCTCAAGGTGCTCAAGCCGCACGCGCTGGCCATCGGGGACGCGAAGAAGCTGGACGTGCAGTCGCTGGTGGAGTCGCTGTCGATGTCGGCGGACCGGGCTGGCCTGCTGATGTGCGGCGACGTCTCGGTGGGCCTCGGGTTGGTGCTACGCGAGGATCCGTCGATGGCCAACTCCAAGGTGGAGTCGGGGGATCCGGTGTTCCAGGCGCTCAAGGAGCGCAACGATCTGCGGGATCTGCTGGGCTTCGCCCTGTCGGACGACTTCTTCCGGCTGCGCCAGCGGCTCGGCCTCTCGCTCTGA
- the tmk gene encoding dTMP kinase: MSALRRKPGRGRFIVLEGLDGAGTTTQAERLAAALRAEGHTVLTTREPSDGPIGTLIRQALTGRLVLPGGAGPLASETLALLYAADRTDHLKAKVLPALEAGQIVLSDRYVLSSLAYQGASLSMAWVEAANGYAVSPDLTLFVHVSPSVAARRRAARGGAAELFEEDALQRRIARQYEEAIRRRESQEHIVRIDGEQSVEAVTEAALAEIHTVLGRKRAR; this comes from the coding sequence GTGAGCGCCCTCCGTCGGAAGCCGGGGCGCGGGCGTTTCATCGTCCTGGAGGGGCTGGACGGGGCGGGCACCACGACGCAGGCCGAGCGCCTCGCGGCGGCACTGCGCGCGGAGGGGCACACGGTGCTCACGACCCGCGAGCCCTCGGACGGGCCGATTGGCACGTTGATCCGCCAGGCCCTGACGGGGCGGCTGGTGCTACCGGGAGGGGCGGGGCCCTTGGCCTCGGAGACGCTGGCGCTGCTGTACGCGGCGGACCGGACGGACCACCTGAAGGCGAAGGTGCTGCCGGCGCTGGAGGCGGGGCAGATCGTCCTGAGCGATCGGTATGTGCTGTCCTCGCTGGCCTACCAGGGCGCCTCGCTGTCGATGGCGTGGGTGGAGGCGGCGAACGGGTACGCGGTGTCGCCGGATCTCACCCTGTTCGTGCATGTGTCGCCGTCGGTGGCGGCCAGGCGGAGGGCGGCGCGAGGTGGGGCGGCGGAGCTGTTCGAGGAGGACGCGCTCCAGCGGCGGATCGCCCGGCAGTACGAGGAGGCCATCCGTCGGCGCGAGTCACAGGAGCACATCGTCCGGATCGACGGAGAGCAGTCCGTCGAAGCGGTGACGGAAGCGGCACTGGCGGAGATTCACACGGTGCTCGGACGCAAGCGCGCGCGTTAG
- a CDS encoding FtsW/RodA/SpoVE family cell cycle protein, with product MAYLHGIAPRAFGPNVVAAGLGLALVAGLLRLSWESVVRQAPLIAAAIGGLLATTLLFPGLEGVHRWIALGPLRLNASSVVMPWFLMAVGGLLIRARPALACGWVAAIQALHVLQPDSGQATALGVSAALLLWTTPSTGTRWRVVASTLALLGAAAAWMRPDPLGAIPHVERILHLAANVGAPWLVASLLSVGALLTPAIHHAVRLFSRHSEAAPLAASLAVYFGLTFIVTELGNFPVPVLGAGASPVLGWYYLFGLLHLSARAPLSQSEEGR from the coding sequence GTGGCCTACCTCCACGGTATCGCCCCGAGGGCCTTTGGCCCCAACGTGGTGGCGGCAGGGCTGGGACTCGCGCTCGTGGCCGGGCTCCTCCGGCTCTCGTGGGAGAGCGTGGTTCGCCAGGCACCCCTCATCGCGGCCGCAATCGGGGGCCTGCTGGCCACCACCCTGCTGTTCCCTGGGCTCGAAGGCGTACACCGCTGGATCGCCCTGGGGCCCTTACGTCTGAATGCCTCATCGGTGGTGATGCCGTGGTTCCTGATGGCGGTGGGAGGGCTCCTGATCCGAGCCCGCCCCGCCCTTGCCTGTGGCTGGGTTGCGGCAATCCAAGCGCTTCACGTCCTCCAGCCCGATTCGGGGCAGGCGACGGCGTTGGGCGTCAGTGCAGCGCTCCTTCTCTGGACCACGCCGTCCACGGGCACCCGGTGGCGCGTCGTCGCGAGCACCTTGGCATTGCTGGGAGCCGCAGCGGCTTGGATGAGGCCCGATCCCTTAGGAGCGATTCCCCACGTGGAGCGCATCCTTCACCTTGCGGCGAATGTTGGAGCACCCTGGCTCGTTGCCTCACTGCTGTCAGTGGGGGCCCTCCTAACTCCCGCCATTCACCATGCCGTGAGGTTGTTCTCCCGTCACAGCGAGGCGGCACCGCTGGCTGCTTCCCTGGCCGTGTATTTCGGGCTGACCTTCATCGTCACTGAGTTGGGCAACTTCCCGGTTCCTGTGCTGGGGGCTGGCGCAAGCCCCGTGCTGGGCTGGTATTACCTGTTTGGGTTGCTCCACCTCTCCGCTCGAGCGCCGCTGTCTCAATCCGAGGAGGGCCGCTGA
- a CDS encoding alpha/beta hydrolase, whose protein sequence is MRNTKKGLAPPPFDPELAEILPAFAGAAPINMTADQIEKYRAIPMPSIAEQIGNQPVQCVDFTLPGYQGVDIAVSVISRKDHAKPGPGIYHIHGGGMVMANRFAGASDLVAWAMKFDAVCVTVEYRRAPENPDPIPVEDCYAGLVWMTAHAEKLLINPERLIVFGGSAGGGLSAGTTLLARDRKGPKLFGQLLQCPMLDDRNETVSSYQMQGIGIWDRVSNLTGWTALLGNRRGTDNVSIYAAPARATDLSGLPPTFIDVASAEVFRDEAVAYASAIWAAGGDAELHVWGGAFHGFNQMAPNAAISRAANAAREAWLERLLSR, encoded by the coding sequence ATGCGCAACACGAAGAAGGGGCTCGCGCCGCCCCCGTTCGATCCCGAACTCGCCGAAATCCTTCCTGCGTTCGCCGGGGCCGCCCCCATCAACATGACGGCCGATCAGATCGAAAAATATCGCGCCATTCCCATGCCTTCGATCGCTGAGCAGATCGGCAATCAGCCGGTCCAGTGCGTCGACTTCACCCTCCCCGGCTACCAAGGGGTCGACATCGCCGTCTCGGTGATCTCGCGGAAAGACCATGCCAAACCGGGCCCCGGCATCTATCACATCCACGGTGGCGGGATGGTCATGGCCAACCGTTTCGCAGGTGCCTCCGACCTGGTGGCGTGGGCGATGAAGTTCGACGCGGTGTGCGTCACGGTCGAATACCGACGGGCACCCGAGAACCCCGACCCGATCCCCGTCGAGGACTGCTACGCGGGACTCGTGTGGATGACCGCACACGCGGAGAAGCTGTTGATCAACCCGGAGCGGCTCATCGTCTTCGGAGGAAGCGCTGGGGGCGGCCTGTCCGCGGGCACTACCCTGTTGGCGCGCGACCGCAAGGGGCCGAAGCTGTTCGGACAACTCCTCCAGTGCCCCATGCTCGACGATCGGAACGAAACCGTCTCCTCGTACCAGATGCAGGGGATCGGCATCTGGGATCGCGTCAGCAACCTGACCGGCTGGACGGCCCTGCTCGGTAACCGGCGCGGAACGGACAACGTGTCAATCTATGCGGCACCCGCGCGCGCGACCGATCTGAGCGGCCTGCCTCCTACATTCATCGACGTGGCGTCGGCGGAGGTCTTCCGCGACGAGGCCGTTGCCTATGCGAGCGCGATCTGGGCGGCAGGCGGAGACGCGGAGCTCCACGTCTGGGGCGGCGCGTTTCACGGCTTCAACCAGATGGCGCCGAATGCCGCCATCTCCCGGGCCGCGAATGCGGCTCGCGAGGCATGGCTCGAACGGCTGCTGTCTCGGTAA
- a CDS encoding competence/damage-inducible protein A, producing MERTGAAAIIIGNEVLTAKVVDANGPHLIRRLRERGIPLRSMEFVLDDVDAIVDAVARARARAAYVFTSGGIGPTHDDVTVRAVALAMGRPVVRLPEMVELVRRKYDHVTEEAMRLADAPEGAELLYQEGTWFPALTVDNLFLLPGVPQLFKIQLETVLARLKGSPVHLRNLYLRLGEGAIAAVLDRVALDMPHVAIGSYPVFDAGLDYRVKVTIESAESGPVEDATARIRGGLPADAVIRQE from the coding sequence ATGGAGCGCACCGGAGCAGCGGCGATCATCATCGGCAACGAAGTCCTGACCGCGAAGGTGGTGGATGCCAACGGGCCCCACCTCATTCGCCGTCTCCGGGAGCGAGGCATCCCCTTGCGCTCGATGGAGTTCGTCCTGGACGACGTGGATGCCATCGTCGACGCGGTGGCGCGAGCGCGAGCCCGGGCGGCCTACGTCTTCACCAGCGGCGGCATCGGCCCCACGCACGATGACGTCACCGTGCGCGCGGTGGCGCTCGCCATGGGGCGCCCCGTCGTCCGCCTGCCGGAGATGGTGGAGCTCGTCCGCAGGAAGTACGACCATGTGACGGAGGAGGCCATGCGGCTCGCGGATGCGCCCGAGGGCGCGGAGCTCCTCTACCAGGAAGGCACCTGGTTCCCGGCGCTCACGGTGGACAACCTCTTCCTGCTGCCCGGAGTGCCACAGCTCTTCAAGATCCAGCTGGAGACGGTGCTGGCGCGGCTCAAGGGCTCGCCCGTCCACCTGCGCAACCTCTACCTGCGGCTCGGAGAGGGCGCCATCGCGGCGGTGCTGGACCGGGTGGCCCTGGACATGCCGCACGTGGCGATCGGCTCGTACCCGGTGTTCGACGCGGGGTTGGACTACCGGGTGAAGGTGACCATCGAGTCCGCGGAGTCGGGCCCCGTGGAGGATGCGACGGCGCGCATCCGCGGCGGACTGCCCGCGGATGCGGTGATTCGTCAGGAGTAG
- a CDS encoding oxidoreductase: protein MRAREKAFRVGLIGYGLSGATFQAPLLSVEPAFTLSAVATRNAEAVASDWPGVRVLSVDALLADPTLDLIIVATPNDSHGPLAERALRAGKHVAVEKPFTLDSAEAFRLGALAQEQGRCLAVFHNRRWDGDFLTVRQLLEQGRLGKLYSFESHFDRYRPQVKKRWKEEEGPGGGTLWDLGPHLVDQALQLFGMPESVMADVGRQRPEGRAVDWFHLVLRYGELRVILHSGSVVHDPWPRFVLQGEADAYVKYGLDPQEEQLKAGLRPGMAGWGAEPAERHGRLSCGGALPTTPGSYEQFYRQLAAAMAGEGPVPVTTESAGQVIQVIEAAVRSACEDRCIPLN, encoded by the coding sequence GTGCGAGCCCGAGAAAAAGCCTTTCGTGTCGGCCTGATCGGCTACGGCCTGTCCGGAGCGACTTTCCAAGCGCCCCTGCTCTCAGTGGAGCCCGCCTTCACGCTGAGTGCGGTGGCGACGCGGAACGCGGAGGCGGTCGCAAGCGACTGGCCAGGCGTGCGAGTGCTCTCTGTGGATGCGCTGCTGGCGGACCCGACGCTGGATCTGATCATCGTGGCCACGCCGAACGACAGCCACGGACCGCTGGCGGAGCGGGCGCTGCGGGCGGGGAAGCACGTGGCGGTGGAGAAGCCCTTCACGCTGGATTCGGCGGAGGCGTTCCGACTGGGAGCGCTGGCGCAGGAGCAGGGCCGCTGCCTGGCGGTCTTCCACAACCGGCGCTGGGACGGAGACTTCCTCACGGTGCGGCAACTGCTGGAGCAGGGGAGGCTCGGGAAGCTCTACAGCTTCGAGAGCCACTTCGACCGCTACCGCCCGCAGGTGAAGAAGCGGTGGAAAGAAGAGGAGGGACCCGGAGGAGGCACGCTCTGGGACCTGGGGCCGCACCTGGTGGACCAGGCCCTGCAGCTCTTCGGAATGCCCGAGTCGGTCATGGCGGACGTAGGCCGGCAGCGTCCCGAGGGAAGGGCAGTGGACTGGTTCCACCTGGTGCTGCGCTACGGCGAACTGCGAGTAATCCTGCACTCAGGCTCGGTGGTGCATGATCCCTGGCCACGGTTCGTGCTGCAAGGCGAAGCGGACGCCTACGTGAAATACGGGCTGGACCCGCAGGAAGAGCAACTCAAGGCGGGACTGCGACCGGGAATGGCGGGATGGGGCGCCGAGCCAGCGGAGCGGCACGGACGCCTGAGCTGCGGCGGAGCCCTTCCCACGACGCCCGGAAGCTACGAGCAGTTCTACCGCCAACTCGCTGCCGCCATGGCGGGAGAAGGCCCGGTGCCTGTCACAACCGAGAGTGCGGGCCAAGTAATCCAAGTCATTGAGGCAGCCGTGCGCAGTGCTTGCGAGGATCGGTGCATCCCATTGAATTGA